A window of the Sabethes cyaneus chromosome 1, idSabCyanKW18_F2, whole genome shotgun sequence genome harbors these coding sequences:
- the LOC128736186 gene encoding cadherin-89D-like codes for MIKNHDEWFEFLYRQQMSSSIACKLYSKSNLRTKSDGVQFLRLKEDFPVGGEIVSLYAYPRNSILIARTENSSDSEYFRLKEVNSTVVSVILNRSLDDLVDSDNPQSILKFSVFCSGTAIKQDNQSSFFTITVYIEDINDNDPEFINLPYAITLDESTPIETVVFNRIKAIDRDKPNTPNSDIEYAIAPKQLKSGDFPFRLESSKRPKLILQRPLDFDSGQRSLSVLVIANDRGNPPRSANATIRVTIRDVDDLGPMFTRPVYHTTLKESFPMTGKPIHQPIYFDPPIAAFDQDSLNATLIYNIVDGNEHKLFWMAPETGVIFLQEEIDLEAESLPDNTIVLQIEARQKNNPSKMALARVELEIIDLNDNLPEFEVDLYNISIIENLPKGFSILQVNAIDRDQGENAEFYYYLASEEPKGAFVIDPMSGWIVVNDESFLDKETRGSLHMRVNAMERAEHVDRGRNYGKVQVEITLLDTNDNTPEFEQGTLYEFKTNCSSGVGTKIGAIKAIDPDDLGNGRVQYHIKNVRPNLAIPFKVDPDTGDIKVSEPLTYGKVAFFVEARDQPQNPSESRFNVALVTIDIVCQSIEEIEFIGAPYEFWVGADAPIGSSVGQIRTTFDMNADEEIFFDLLHSYPEGVPFAIEERSGIVTVIESLDKFERRCYEFETVVSYLPNAEGKVADQLTPEAYNNLEKIIVTNVTIHVIKHNFMLLRGTNSTPIEFKIKENKANAIIGQLKFQDFQEQCDAEEKGLPPLISVRGERNRNDRQVFTLNTKNRTRYGRRFIRETKPDFVHLYPLVSFDALYTTTNSTRKTRNSRHSRIPTSGVQYSLINSYDMADQIRLTNDGKLMTVKGLDREKQDTIKVTIIAEYFYKHRTFAGIYQVVILVEDENDNPPRFNLPYYLGVIAENSPIGTEIVLNNPIIITDPDVGSNSEYELVLSGESNSFAAQFSNATLSNYNKTVAHIFKNLQIANIDSASSSSSELFNRRLDFRAKPYELSNGSTPHFNILFMGPNKLDREEIDSLSLKMLATDNDSLTSEVELRILILDVNDNPPIFDKVAIFRKSRCEMVENSSDLELFYLDELESEILPQFTGEAEREAARVNYGVESLFEMVQSAPYVGMPRLFDAALVAGNRSSETRRKMYIPKSRRRSGVRNTRAVGRKSALRFALPENVEVGKVILKLTASDDDFDKNSKVFYEIVNQEEVLPTQNRSSYFKIDRNSGELKAVKRLPPESEIRLNVSAKDVGGLADVIGLEFKIYDVNDNAPVFEKQWYTFKVDEGNYPITGSRIGQVRATDEDLGMNGNVSYLLLAEDDMKIPFSISPYDGMIRVSGEIDRETVSSYQFKVLASDNNFDLKLSAMVDVEVIVQDKNDNSPEFTAYDDLQYDRNSIKRLPVYVSYINVNSKPGTFVKQVQARDSDYKENGNGLVIFSLSGQNDLLHFNIDPKDGVIVTASKFTPPPQRKSYQHVNITVVASDFGTPPRSSVALLIVNLQGDPERSGHLEDKIPLFPYKYYELELRENDHAPKIVLNVTLNKKYTGEAFRWQILNEDYGEKFKIDEKNGSLWMLEPLDREDQDSYEIKIKVERLKVRESRNIPSVLYALENPIRRKTQKLFDNEVEILIKVMDVNDNAPVFKENDGPIIAVVPDRANYGYPVLKVEAYDADIGSNGEIRYSLLNEPARLFDIDAMSGQIRLLSSLMAFQDRVFGFDVKATDRTGADDGKSTIANVFVYVLNAHQEVCMILSGAPVEVEKQMGMIIASLSMATGYDVRIRALESNDKVEDATNLYLYAIDRGSNSLVDMSELQRSLAALDMSNLKPNLPIIELTDLATNALEPHSYDAGMKGIELATVVIGGLIFAGGTATALCIACARYRRLIPLPNISGGSRPQDVRATGMRNTASTLAVANDMNTGGGMGNINSSNNNNNNGSSLGGSITRPIARVDIQPVITRADLKSSIFHPSFHRQFVTNISTESTAAPPVNDENNSDSYEDSLKDSLTSNTSL; via the exons ATGATAAAAAACCATGATGAATGGTTCGAGTTTCTCTACCGGCAGCAAATGAGCAGCTCAATCG CCTGTAAACTATACTCCAAGAGCAATCTGCGCACGAAATCGGACGGCGTTCAGTTCCTTCGGCTGAAGGAGGACTTTCCGGTGGGCGGTGAAATCGTTTCACTTTACGCCTACCCTCGAAATTCGATACTGATCGCTCGGACAGAGAACTCCAGCGATTCGGAGTACTTCCGGCTGAAGGAAGTCAACAGCACCGTAGTCAGCGTCATTCTGAACCGCAGCCTGGACGATCTGGTCGACAGCGACAACCCGCAAAGCATACTGAAGTTCAGCGTTTTCTGCAGCGGGACAGCGATCAAGCAGGACAAT CAGTCCTCGTTTTTCACCATCACTGTTTACATAGAAGACATCAACGATAATGATCCCGAATTTATCAATCTACCGTACGCGATAACGCTGGACGAATCAACGCCAATTGAGACGGTGGTGTTTAATAGAATTAAGGCAATTGATCGTGATAAGCCAAACACGCCGAATTCCGACATCGAGTACGCGATCGCACCGAAGCAGCTAAAGAGCGGCGACTTTCCGTTTCGGCTCGAGAGCTCCAAGCGGCCGAAGTTGATCTTGCAGCGGCCGCTGGATTTCGACTCCGGGCAGCGCTCGCTCAGTGTGCTGGTGATCGCGAACGATCGTGGGAATCCACCGCGCTCCGCAAACGCCACCATTCGCGTAACGATTCGCGATGTCGACGATCTGGGGCCGATGTTTACGCGGCCGGTTTATCACACCACGCTGAAGGAATCCTTCCCGATGACG ggtAAACCGATTCATCAACCGATCTACTTCGATCCTCCGATCGCAGCGTTCGATCAGGACTCGCTAAATGCGACGCTGATCTACAACATCGTCGATGGCAACGAACATAAACTATTCTGGATGGCACCGGAAACCGGTGTCATTTTCCTACAGGAGGAGATCGATCTGGAAGCGGAAAGCTTGCCGGATAACACGATAGTGTTACAAATTGAAGCCAGGCAGAAGAATAACCCGTCGAAAATGGCCCTCGCCAG AGTCGAGTTGGAGATCATCGACCTGAACGACAACCTGCCGGAGTTCGAAGTCGATCTGTACAACATTTCGATCATCGAAAACCTACCGAAGGGTTTCAGCATCCTGCAGGTGAATGCGATCGACCGCGATCAAGGTGAGAATGCCGAATTCTACTACTATCTGGCCAGCGAGGAACCGAAGGGTGCCTTCGTGATCGATCCCATGTCCGGCTGGATTGTGGTGAACGACGAGAGCTTCCTGGACAAGGAAACCCGGGGTTCGCTGCACATGCGGGTGAATGCCATGGAACGGGCGGAACATGTCGATCGGGGTCGTAACTACGGGAAGGTGCAGGTAGAGATTACGCTGCTGGATACGAACGATAATACACCGGAATTCGAGCAGGGAACTTTGTATGAGTTTAAAACCAACTGTAGTTCGGGTGTGGGGACCAAAATTGGTGCGATCAAAGCGATTGATCCGGATGATCTGGGTAATGGTCGAGTGCAGTATCACATCAAAAATGTACGGCCGAATCTGGCGATTCCGTTCAAGGTCGATCCCGATACGGGTGATATCAAGGTTTCCGAACCCCTTACCTACGGTAAGGTTGCTTTCTTTGTGGAAGCTCGCGATCAGCCGCAAAATCCTTCGGAATCGAGGTTCAATGTTGCGCTAGTAACTATCGATATCGTTTGTCAATCGATTGAGGAAATTGAATTTATTGGAGCTCCTTACGAGTTTTGGGTGGGTGCTGATGCACCGATCGGTTCTTCGGTGGGTCAAATTCGTACGACGTTTGATATGAACGCAGATGAGGAGATATTTTTTGATCTTCTGCACTCCTATCCCGAAGGAGTACCGTTCGCGATCGAAGAACGGTCCGGTATCGTCACAGTTATCGAGTCTCTCGATAAGTTTGAGCGACGTTGTTACGAGTTTGAAACGGTCGTATCGTATCTTCCGAATGCGGAAGGTAAAGTCGCTGATCAGCTGACGCCAGAGGCGTACAACAATCTCGAAAAGATCATCGTCACCAACGTTACCATTCACGTGATCAAGCACAACTTTATGTTACTGCGAGGTACCAACTCGACCCCGATTGAGTTTAAAATTAAGGAAAACAAAGCGAATGCCATCATTGGTCAGCTGAAATTCCAAGACTTCCAGGAGCAATGTGACGCTGAGGAAAAAGGTCTTCCTCCACTGATTTCGGTGCGAGGCGAGCGCAACAGAAACGACCGTCAGGTATTTACCTTGAATACCAAAAACCGAACACGCTACGGTCGAAGATTCATTCGTGAAACCAAACCGGACTTTGTTCATCTGTATCCACTGGTAAGCTTCGATGCTCTGTACACGACCACCAATAGCACCCGAAAAACGCGTAACTCTCGCCACTCGAGGATCCCCACCAGTGGCGTTCAGTACTCCCTGATCAACAGCTACGATATGGCCGACCAGATCCGGCTTACCAACGACGGTAAACTGATGACCGTCAAAGGTCTCGATCGGGAAAAGCAAGACACCATCAAGGTCACCATCATTGCGGAGTACTTCTACAAGCACCGTACCTTCGCCGGTATCTATCAGGTGGTGATTCTGGTGGAGGATGAAAACGATAATCCACCACGGTTCAACCTGCCCTACTACCTGGGTGTGATCGCGGAAAACTCCCCCATCGGTACGGAAATCGTTCTGAACAATCCAATCATCATCACCGATCCGGACGTCGGTAGCAACTCCGAGTACGAACTAGTCCTTTCCGGTGAATCAAATTCCTTCGCCGCTCAGTTCTCGAACGCTACACTTTCCAACTACAACAAAACCGTTGCTCACATCTTCAAGAACCTACAAATCGCAAATATCGATTCTGCGAGCAGCAGTAGTAGTGAACTGTTCAACCGAAGGTTGGACTTCCGCGCGAAGCCATACGAACTGAGCAACGGATCAACGCCGCATTTCAACATCCTCTTTATGGGCCCAAATAAACTGGATCGCGAAGAGATCGACAGTTTAAGTCTGAAGATGTTGGCCACCGATAACGACAGCCTCACGTCGGAGGTCGAACTGAGGATTCTGATTCTGGACGTGAACGACAACCCACCGATCTTCGATAAGGTTGCAATCTTCCGCAAAAGTCGATGCGAAATGGTGGAGAACTCCAGCGATCTGGAACTGTTCTATCTGGACGAACTGGAGTCGGAGATTCTTCCGCAGTTCACGGGGGAAGCGGAACGCGAGGCGGCTCGGGTAAACTACGGAGTGGAAAGTTTGTTTGAGATGGTCCAATCGGCACCGTACGTTGGAATGCCTCGGTTGTTTGACGCTGCACTAGTCGCTGGGAACCGATCGAGCGAGACAAGGCGGAAAATGTATATACCGAAGAGCCGACGGCGTTCAGGAGTTCGAAATACCCGCGCCGTAGGTCGGAAGTCGGCACTGAGATTTGCTTTGCCCGAAAATGTGGAGGTTGGTAAGGTGATTTTGAAACTGACCGCCAGCGATGATGACTTCGATAAGAATTCTAAGGTTTTCTATGAAATTGTGAATCAAGAGGAAGTGCTGCCAACGCAGAATAGGAGTAGCTACTTCAAGATCGATCGCAATTCGGGTGAGCTAAAGGCAGTTAAGCGACTACCGCCGGAGAGCGAAATTCGGTTGAACGTTTCGGCGAAGGATGTCGGCGGGTTGGCCGATGTTATTGGTTTGGAGTTTAAAATATACGACGTCAATGACAATGCACCGGTGTTCGAGAAGCAGTGGTACACATTCAAAGTGGACGAGGGAAATTATCCGATCACGGGGTCGAGGATCGGACAAGTGCGAGCAACGGATGAAGATCTTGGTATGAATGGAAATGTTTCCTACCTGTTGCTGGCGGAAGATGACATGAAGATTCCCTTTTCGATTTCTCCCTACGACGGAATGATTCGGGTTTCCGGTGAGATCGATAGGGAAACTGTGTCTTCCTATCAGTTCAAAGTACTCGCATCGGACAACAATTTCGATCTGAAACTATCGGCCATGGTAGACGTGGAAGTAATAGTTCAGGACAAAAACGACAACAGTCCGGAGTTTACAGCCTACGACGACCTACAGTATGATCGCAACAGCATCAAACGACTTCCGGTGTACGTTTCCTACATCAACGTCAACTCGAAACCCGGTACATTCGTCAAACAGGTTCAAGCCAGAGATAGTGACTACAAGGAAAACGGCAACGGCTTGGTGATCTTCTCCCTATCCGGTCAAAATGATCTGCTTCACTTCAACATCGATCCGAAGGATGGTGTGATTGTGACGGCATCAAAATTCACTCCTCCGCCCCAAAGGAAGAGCTATCAGCACGTTAACATTACGGTGGTGGCTTCCGATTTCGGTACACCTCCCCGATCGAGTGTTGCACTGTTGATTGTCAACCTTCAAGGCGATCCAGAACGCTCGGGTCACCTAGAAGACAAAATTCCCCTGTTTCCGTACAAATACTACGAACTGGAGCTACGGGAAAACGATCACGCCCCGAAGATTGTTCTGAACGTCACGTTGAACAAAAAGTACACCGGTGAAGCCTTCCGTTGGCAGATTCTGAACGAAGATTACGGCGAGAAGTTCAAAATCGACGAGAAAAATGGCTCGCTGTGGATGCTGGAACCACTGGATCGCGAGGATCAGGATTCGTACGAAATCAAAATTAAGGTGGAAAGGTTAAAGGTTCGCGAGAGCCGCAACATTCCGAGTGTGTTGTACGCGTTGGAAAATCCTATCAGGCGCAAGACGCAAAAGCTCTTCGACAACGAAGTGGAAATTCTGATCAAGGTTATGGACGTTAACGATAATGCACCGGTTTTTAAGGAAAATGACGGTCCGATCATTGCGGTGGTTCCTGATCGTGCCAACTACGGCTATCCGGTGCTGAAGGTAGAAGCTTACGATGCCGACATTGGTAGCAATGGGGAAATTCGGTATTCATTGCTAAACGAACCGGCCCGGCTGTTCGATATCGACGCTATGAGTGGACAGATACGTCTGCTGAGCTCGCTGATGGCATTCCAGGATCGGGTATTTGGATTCGACGTCAAGGCAACGGACCGAACGGGGGCAGACGATGGCAAATCGACGATTGCGAACGTTTTCGTGTATGTACTGAACGCCCATCAGGAAGTTTGTATGATACTGTCCGGTGCGCCGGTTGAGGTCGAGAAGCAAATGGGAATGATCATTGCCAGCTTAAGTATGGCTACCGGGTATGACGTCCGGATACGAGCGTTGGAAAGTAACGACAAAGTGGAGGACGC TACGAATCTGTATCTATATGCCATAGATCGAGGGTCCAACTCGTTGGTGGACATGTCCGAGTTGCAGAG GTCCCTCGCCGCCCTTGACATGTCAAACTTGAAGCCAAATTTGCCCATCATCGAGCTGACAGATCTGGCGACGAATGCGCTGGAACCGCACTCGTACGATGCGGGTATGAAGGGCATCGAACTGGCCACCGTTGTCATCGGCGGGCTAATATTTGCGGGCGGAACGGCTACAGCTTTGTGCATAGCCTGCGCTCGCTATCGGCG